A window from gamma proteobacterium SS-5 encodes these proteins:
- a CDS encoding CvpA family protein, which translates to MTLNWLDYGIIAIILLSSLVSLFRGFVREALSLAFWVLAFWVAQMFFRELAVPLGQWIQVPSLQLAAAFAIIFFSVLLLGGLITYIIAKLIDATGLSGTDRLIGVLFGATRGALLVAGLVLLAGLTAIPQDPWWQQSQLVGHFEELAAWLRGLLPPDIAERIRLGGEQLISPGGAPPPPHPPQPPTGAR; encoded by the coding sequence GTGACCCTCAACTGGCTTGACTATGGCATCATCGCGATCATTCTGCTGTCCAGCCTGGTCAGCCTGTTTCGCGGCTTTGTGCGCGAGGCCCTGTCCCTGGCCTTCTGGGTGCTGGCCTTCTGGGTGGCGCAGATGTTCTTCCGCGAGCTGGCCGTACCCCTGGGGCAGTGGATTCAGGTGCCCTCGCTGCAATTGGCGGCGGCCTTTGCCATCATCTTTTTCAGCGTACTGCTGCTGGGCGGGCTGATCACCTACATCATCGCCAAGCTGATCGACGCCACCGGCCTGAGCGGTACCGACCGCCTTATCGGCGTGCTCTTCGGCGCGACCCGGGGTGCCCTGCTGGTGGCCGGTCTGGTGCTGCTGGCGGGTCTGACGGCCATCCCCCAGGACCCCTGGTGGCAGCAGTCTCAACTGGTGGGCCATTTCGAGGAGCTGGCGGCCTGGTTGCGCGGTCTCTTGCCCCCGGATATCGCCGAGCGCATTCGCCTGGGCGGCGAGCAGCTGATTTCCCCTGGCGGTGCGCCGCCCCCTCCTCACCCCCCACAGCCACCAACAGGTGCGAGGTAA
- a CDS encoding acetyl-CoA carboxylase carboxyltransferase subunit beta encodes MSWFEKLVPSRISTSSSEKKGVPEGLWAKCPKCESILYRSELERNLDVCPKCGHHSRIGARRRLEVFLDEGSGEELGVELAPADPLKFKDSLKYKDRISQAQKKTGEKDALIVMSGKLKGKPLVVAAFEFSFMGGSMGSVVGERFVRGVNQALEQRCPLLCFSASGGARMQESLFSLLQMAKTSAALGKMRQRGLPFISVMTDPTMGGVSASLAMLGDVNVAEPDALIGFAGPRVIEQTVRETLPEGFQRSEFLLEHGAIDLIIDRRQMRDRMANLLAMLNQGSRL; translated from the coding sequence ATGAGTTGGTTCGAAAAATTGGTTCCCAGCCGGATCAGCACCAGCAGTTCCGAGAAAAAGGGCGTGCCCGAGGGGCTGTGGGCCAAGTGCCCCAAGTGCGAGTCCATCCTTTACCGCTCCGAGCTGGAGCGCAATCTGGATGTCTGCCCCAAATGCGGCCACCACAGCCGCATCGGCGCGCGGCGGCGGTTGGAGGTATTCCTGGATGAGGGCAGCGGCGAGGAGCTGGGCGTCGAGCTGGCCCCGGCCGATCCGCTCAAGTTCAAGGACAGCCTCAAGTACAAGGACCGCATCAGCCAGGCGCAGAAGAAGACCGGCGAGAAGGATGCCCTGATCGTGATGAGCGGCAAGCTCAAGGGCAAGCCCCTGGTGGTGGCGGCCTTTGAGTTCAGCTTCATGGGCGGCTCCATGGGCTCGGTGGTGGGCGAGCGCTTTGTGCGCGGCGTCAATCAGGCCCTGGAACAGCGCTGCCCGCTGCTGTGCTTCTCCGCCTCCGGCGGGGCGCGTATGCAGGAGTCCCTGTTCTCCCTGCTGCAGATGGCCAAGACCAGCGCCGCCCTGGGCAAGATGCGCCAGCGCGGCCTGCCCTTCATCTCGGTGATGACCGACCCCACCATGGGCGGCGTCTCCGCCAGTCTGGCCATGCTCGGGGACGTCAATGTCGCCGAGCCCGATGCCCTGATCGGCTTTGCCGGCCCAAGGGTGATCGAGCAGACGGTACGCGAGACCCTGCCCGAGGGCTTTCAGCGCAGCGAGTTTCTGCTGGAGCACGGCGCCATCGACCTGATCATCGACCGGCGCCAGATGCGCGACCGCATGGCCAATCTGTTGGCTATGCTCAATCAGGGTAGTCGGCTGTGA
- the folC gene encoding bifunctional tetrahydrofolate synthase/dihydrofolate synthase, with product MRFDTPNHWLNWLEGLHPKAIDLGLERVAEVWRRLALDLAPARVISVAGTNGKGSSVALLEAIYGAAGYRVGAYTSPHLLIYNERIRLEGRLVTDAELCAAFERVDQTRGEISLTYFEFGTLAALSLFAEARLDLVILEVGLGGRLDAVNIIDADLALISSIDYDHQDWLGSDIDQIAREKGGIMRPGQPAVFNGTQPPAGLVQLAGELGVALYLAERDYRAEFSAEGWRWSAANQSYNQLPLPALRGPHQRSNAAAVLMAVQLLQGPLPVGEQALAQGLRQAQVPGRFQRIGLPRSVSPQMAVEVDIYLDVAHNPQGARALAASLAELPQTGALLAVFGLLADKDAAGVIAPLCGRVDAWFLGRPECQRGCDPQLLAQELQRQGCAKAQGFAQIAQAFAAARRAARPGDRILVFGSFYTVSEVMSLL from the coding sequence ATGCGCTTTGACACCCCAAACCACTGGCTGAACTGGCTTGAGGGCCTGCACCCCAAGGCGATCGATCTGGGCCTGGAGCGGGTGGCCGAGGTCTGGCGGCGGTTGGCCTTGGATCTGGCCCCGGCGCGGGTGATCAGCGTGGCCGGCACCAACGGCAAGGGCTCCAGCGTGGCCCTGCTGGAGGCCATCTACGGCGCCGCCGGTTACCGGGTGGGCGCCTACACCTCGCCCCATCTGCTGATCTACAACGAGCGCATTCGCCTAGAGGGTCGCCTGGTGACCGATGCCGAGCTCTGCGCCGCCTTCGAGCGGGTGGACCAGACCCGTGGCGAGATCAGTCTGACCTACTTTGAGTTTGGCACCCTGGCGGCCCTGAGCCTGTTTGCCGAGGCGCGGCTGGATCTGGTGATCCTGGAGGTGGGCCTGGGCGGGCGGCTGGATGCGGTGAATATCATCGATGCCGATCTCGCCCTGATCAGCAGCATCGACTATGACCACCAGGACTGGCTGGGCAGCGACATCGATCAGATCGCCCGGGAGAAGGGCGGCATCATGCGTCCCGGCCAACCCGCCGTGTTCAATGGCACCCAGCCGCCAGCCGGGCTGGTGCAGCTGGCCGGGGAGCTGGGCGTGGCGCTCTATCTGGCCGAGAGAGATTATCGAGCGGAGTTCAGCGCCGAGGGCTGGCGCTGGTCGGCAGCGAATCAATCTTACAACCAGCTGCCTCTGCCTGCCTTGCGTGGCCCGCATCAGAGGTCCAACGCCGCTGCCGTGCTGATGGCGGTGCAGTTGTTGCAGGGGCCGCTGCCGGTGGGTGAGCAGGCCCTGGCCCAGGGGCTGCGGCAGGCGCAGGTGCCGGGCCGGTTTCAGCGCATCGGCTTACCGCGCTCGGTCTCGCCGCAGATGGCCGTCGAGGTGGATATCTATCTGGATGTGGCCCACAATCCCCAGGGTGCGCGTGCCTTGGCGGCAAGCCTGGCTGAGCTGCCTCAAACAGGTGCCCTGCTGGCGGTATTCGGGCTGCTGGCGGACAAGGATGCCGCCGGGGTCATAGCACCTCTTTGTGGTCGGGTGGATGCCTGGTTTCTGGGGCGGCCCGAATGCCAGCGTGGCTGCGACCCCCAGCTCCTCGCGCAGGAGCTGCAGCGGCAGGGCTGCGCCAAGGCCCAGGGCTTTGCCCAAATAGCCCAGGCCTTTGCCGCAGCGCGAAGGGCCGCCAGGCCAGGGGACAGGATTCTGGTGTTCGGCTCCTTCTATACAGTATCAGAGGTCATGAGTCTGCTATAA
- a CDS encoding HAMP domain-containing histidine kinase → MNFSDILASSIHDIKNSLGIISNNLDELLDNPDNKIQDKDKGCMLKNEVQRANNNMIQLLTLYKMGVNQIMLSIQEINVDDLLSELIAENQSTADSLGLTMEYDCDPYLCGFFDEDMVRGVLNSTIGNAQRYAKGKIRLSASQEDDYLVIRIEDDGNGYPQSMLDALEQDSHEESFSNGRTQLGLYFADQVARLHSAHGRQGSIKLYNNRQLPGSCFELRLP, encoded by the coding sequence ATGAACTTTTCCGATATTCTTGCCTCCAGCATCCATGACATCAAGAATTCCCTGGGCATCATCAGCAACAACCTAGATGAACTGCTGGACAATCCGGACAACAAGATCCAGGACAAAGACAAGGGCTGCATGCTGAAAAACGAGGTGCAGCGGGCCAACAACAACATGATCCAGCTGCTCACCCTGTACAAGATGGGGGTCAATCAGATCATGCTCTCCATCCAGGAGATCAACGTGGACGACCTGCTCAGCGAGCTCATCGCCGAGAACCAATCCACTGCCGACTCCCTCGGACTGACGATGGAATACGACTGCGACCCCTACCTGTGCGGCTTCTTTGATGAGGACATGGTGCGGGGCGTGCTCAACAGCACCATAGGCAACGCCCAGCGTTACGCCAAGGGCAAGATTCGCCTGAGCGCCAGTCAGGAGGACGACTATCTGGTGATCCGTATCGAAGACGACGGCAACGGCTACCCCCAATCCATGCTCGACGCCCTGGAACAGGACAGCCACGAGGAGTCCTTCAGCAACGGCCGCACCCAGCTAGGCCTCTACTTTGCCGATCAGGTGGCCCGACTGCACAGCGCCCACGGCCGCCAGGGCAGCATCAAGCTATACAACAACCGGCAACTGCCGGGCAGCTGCTTTGAACTCAGGCTGCCCTGA
- a CDS encoding tetratricopeptide repeat protein, with the protein MAIDNPFIGLKYLAVDDFPAMRSMVKSILQGLGVPAKDISVATTGEEAIALLAKRRFDVVLCDYNLGPGKDGQQVLEEARHRGLLGLHSIFIMITAENTREMVMSAVEHEPDNYLSKPFNKELLRTRLTRLFERKHVLQPVNDALTSNNYPKALALLNAMIAKNPKNLPDLQKIKAQISIQAGRYDDALDIYDQALQARDMAWARLGKAKVLFSKKQYAEAKTLFQGMIEEYPYLVAAFDWLAKIQTIEGDLATAEATLSRAVKLSPKAVRRQHQLGDLALQNGNSELAEKAYNRAVSFGQHSVFSHPSALSGLAKSKSANNKHLDALKVVQDLAKSFPDDPEAEFYQATTKAVIKQNQGDTKGAAEELQKAEGVLSQFEHGATGKLGLEMASACSQLGQNDRANSLLRTVVANNHDDDSLLGAVGQVLKASGLSDAPEQMIEDIRKDVFRKNNKGVKLIREGRLDEAIHLLHDAADELPSNKTINLNAAKACLMKMEAQGNNKEDLNAANRFIERVRRMAPDDWRLSSLIPRLQQLAHNQ; encoded by the coding sequence ATGGCAATAGATAACCCTTTCATTGGCCTAAAATATCTGGCGGTGGACGACTTCCCCGCCATGCGTTCTATGGTCAAATCCATCCTCCAGGGGCTGGGCGTACCCGCCAAGGACATCAGTGTTGCCACCACAGGTGAGGAGGCCATAGCCCTGCTGGCCAAGCGCCGTTTTGATGTCGTCCTGTGCGACTATAACCTGGGTCCGGGCAAGGACGGCCAGCAGGTACTGGAAGAGGCCCGCCACCGGGGGCTTTTGGGGCTGCACTCCATCTTCATCATGATCACCGCCGAAAATACTCGCGAGATGGTCATGAGCGCCGTCGAGCACGAGCCGGACAACTATCTGTCCAAGCCCTTCAACAAGGAACTGCTGCGCACCCGCCTGACCCGTCTGTTCGAGCGCAAGCACGTACTGCAACCGGTCAATGACGCACTCACCAGCAACAACTACCCCAAGGCGCTGGCGTTGCTCAACGCCATGATCGCCAAAAATCCGAAAAACCTGCCCGACCTGCAGAAGATCAAGGCCCAAATCTCGATTCAGGCCGGTCGCTATGACGATGCCCTGGACATCTACGACCAGGCGCTACAGGCCCGCGACATGGCCTGGGCCAGGCTGGGCAAGGCTAAGGTATTGTTTTCCAAGAAGCAATACGCCGAGGCCAAGACCCTGTTCCAGGGCATGATCGAGGAATACCCCTACCTGGTTGCCGCCTTCGACTGGCTGGCCAAGATACAGACCATCGAGGGCGACCTAGCCACCGCCGAGGCCACCCTGAGCCGAGCTGTCAAGCTCTCTCCCAAGGCGGTTCGCCGTCAGCATCAACTGGGGGATCTGGCCCTGCAGAACGGCAACTCCGAGCTGGCCGAAAAGGCCTACAACCGGGCCGTCAGCTTTGGTCAGCATTCGGTATTCAGCCACCCCTCGGCCCTCTCCGGACTGGCCAAGTCCAAGAGCGCCAACAACAAGCACCTGGATGCCCTCAAGGTAGTCCAGGATCTGGCCAAGAGCTTCCCTGACGACCCCGAGGCCGAATTCTATCAGGCCACCACCAAGGCCGTGATCAAGCAGAATCAGGGTGACACCAAGGGTGCCGCGGAAGAACTGCAAAAGGCCGAGGGGGTCTTATCCCAGTTCGAACACGGTGCCACCGGTAAACTGGGGCTGGAGATGGCCTCGGCCTGTTCCCAACTGGGCCAGAACGACAGGGCCAACAGCCTGCTGCGCACGGTGGTGGCCAACAACCACGACGATGACAGCCTGCTCGGGGCCGTGGGTCAGGTGCTCAAGGCCAGCGGCCTGAGCGATGCCCCCGAACAGATGATTGAAGACATCCGCAAGGACGTGTTCCGCAAGAACAACAAGGGCGTCAAGCTGATTCGCGAGGGCCGCCTGGACGAGGCCATCCATCTGCTGCACGATGCCGCCGATGAGCTGCCCAGCAACAAAACCATCAACCTCAACGCCGCCAAGGCCTGTCTGATGAAAATGGAGGCCCAGGGCAACAACAAGGAGGATCTGAATGCCGCCAACCGATTCATCGAGCGGGTCAGGCGCATGGCCCCGGATGACTGGCGCCTGAGCAGCCTGATTCCCCGCCTGCAGCAACTGGCGCACAACCAGTGA
- the purF gene encoding amidophosphoribosyltransferase, which produces MCGIVGIVGRSPVSQSLYDSLQILQHRGQDAAGIVTCDNKRLHLCKDNGLARDVFSHERMLGLRGNMGIGHVRYPTAGCSSSAEAQPFYVNSPFGITLAHNGNLTNAAELKQELFREDLRHINTESDSEILLNVFAHELQAVTKMDVDEDDIFKALSGVYRRCRGGYSAVAMIPGVGILGFRDAFGIRPIVFGRRETDAGDEYMIASESVALDTLGFDLIRDLRPGEGVFIDIQGNLHSRICAEQTLLSPCIFEFVYFARPDSVIDDIFVHKARSRMGKRLAHSIEKRWAGKDIDVVIPIPDTSRTAALRLANTLGVRYTEGFIKNRYIGRTFIMPGQKVRKKSVRQKLNAIDLEFKNKNVLLVDDSIVRGTTSRQIVQMAREAGARKVFFASAAPPVRFPNVYGIDMPAARELVAFDRSEDEIGRLVGADGIIYQTLEDLTLACQKKGKTKVDRFEAAVFNGDYVTGDVTADYLAQLEMDRNDKVKSGNDLAGQKVIDLHNKA; this is translated from the coding sequence ATGTGCGGTATTGTTGGAATCGTCGGCCGTTCGCCGGTCAGTCAGTCGCTCTATGATTCCCTGCAGATCCTGCAACATCGGGGTCAGGATGCGGCGGGTATAGTCACCTGCGACAACAAGCGCCTGCATCTGTGCAAGGACAATGGCCTGGCACGGGATGTATTCAGCCATGAGCGTATGCTCGGCCTGCGCGGCAACATGGGCATAGGCCATGTGCGTTATCCCACGGCGGGCTGCTCTTCGTCGGCCGAGGCGCAGCCGTTTTACGTCAACTCGCCCTTCGGCATCACCCTGGCGCACAACGGCAATCTGACCAATGCCGCCGAGCTGAAGCAGGAGCTGTTCCGCGAGGACCTGCGCCACATCAACACCGAATCCGATTCCGAGATCCTGCTCAATGTCTTCGCCCACGAGCTGCAGGCGGTGACCAAGATGGATGTCGATGAGGACGATATCTTCAAGGCTCTGAGCGGGGTCTATCGGCGCTGCCGGGGCGGTTATTCCGCTGTGGCCATGATCCCTGGGGTGGGCATCCTGGGCTTTCGCGATGCCTTTGGCATACGCCCCATCGTATTTGGCCGACGCGAGACCGACGCGGGCGATGAGTACATGATTGCCTCCGAGAGCGTGGCCCTGGACACCTTGGGCTTTGATCTGATCCGCGACCTGCGCCCCGGCGAGGGGGTGTTCATCGACATCCAGGGCAACCTGCACAGCCGCATCTGCGCCGAGCAGACCCTGCTCTCGCCCTGCATTTTCGAGTTTGTCTATTTCGCCCGGCCGGACTCGGTGATCGACGATATCTTCGTCCACAAGGCCCGCTCGCGGATGGGCAAGCGGCTTGCCCACAGCATAGAAAAACGCTGGGCAGGCAAAGACATAGACGTGGTCATCCCGATCCCCGACACCAGCCGCACCGCCGCCCTGCGGCTGGCCAATACCCTGGGGGTGCGCTACACCGAGGGCTTCATCAAAAATCGCTACATCGGCCGCACCTTCATCATGCCCGGACAGAAGGTGCGCAAGAAGTCTGTGCGCCAAAAGCTCAATGCCATCGATCTGGAATTCAAGAACAAGAACGTGCTGCTGGTGGATGACTCCATAGTGCGCGGCACCACCTCGCGCCAGATCGTACAGATGGCGCGCGAGGCCGGGGCGCGCAAGGTGTTCTTCGCTTCGGCGGCACCGCCGGTGCGCTTCCCCAATGTGTATGGCATCGACATGCCTGCCGCTAGGGAACTGGTGGCCTTTGATCGCAGCGAGGATGAGATCGGCCGCCTGGTGGGGGCCGATGGCATCATCTACCAGACCCTGGAAGACCTCACCCTGGCCTGCCAGAAGAAGGGCAAGACCAAGGTGGACCGCTTTGAGGCGGCGGTATTCAACGGCGACTACGTCACCGGCGACGTCACCGCCGACTACCTGGCGCAGCTGGAGATGGACCGCAACGACAAGGTCAAATCTGGCAACGACCTGGCCGGGCAGAAGGTGATTGATTTGCATAATAAGGCTTGA
- a CDS encoding SPOR domain-containing protein, translated as MAARQPSPPSAPGPAPQLQQGYGQPGPQGQVAAQTEAVAEAGWLDRGLNTIKDWVGLDGEGAAPARTRAAEPRPLPGLEDLQPGPSHAPAPQQTPANPPAAQTWAAPAASFAPDNPGQPSPPMVDRPVLEPEPQPQPLASQTPVTGAQGGGFAPWTTLKRWMGLEPATQPLTRSDSPAPVVEGAAPQEPVRAPAKAQTRTPPQSRPKSQAPSQSRPQARPQVRPRPTPVEFKPLPGDERKIHVVQIQSASQRAGLEALSAQLGLGAKAWIHEEQRNGAPWFSLFYGRYGTLNQALDAMQALPRAVQQRGPWVRKLELAP; from the coding sequence ATGGCAGCAAGGCAACCGAGTCCGCCGAGCGCGCCGGGGCCAGCGCCCCAGCTACAGCAGGGTTACGGCCAGCCAGGGCCGCAGGGCCAGGTAGCGGCTCAGACCGAGGCCGTGGCCGAAGCGGGTTGGTTGGACCGTGGCCTGAACACCATCAAGGACTGGGTGGGCCTGGATGGCGAGGGCGCGGCCCCAGCCCGGACAAGGGCGGCAGAACCCAGGCCACTGCCGGGGCTTGAAGACCTGCAACCCGGGCCTTCCCATGCCCCGGCCCCGCAGCAGACCCCCGCCAACCCGCCTGCCGCGCAGACCTGGGCGGCCCCGGCGGCGTCCTTTGCGCCCGACAACCCGGGTCAACCCAGCCCGCCAATGGTCGATCGGCCCGTACTTGAACCCGAGCCGCAGCCTCAGCCCTTGGCCAGCCAGACCCCCGTAACAGGTGCGCAGGGCGGTGGTTTTGCCCCCTGGACAACCCTGAAGCGCTGGATGGGTCTGGAGCCTGCCACACAACCCCTGACCCGGTCGGACAGCCCGGCACCCGTGGTGGAGGGGGCCGCCCCCCAGGAACCGGTCAGGGCACCGGCCAAAGCTCAGACCAGAACGCCGCCCCAATCTCGACCCAAATCCCAGGCCCCATCTCAGTCGCGACCCCAGGCCAGGCCCCAGGTTAGACCCAGGCCGACCCCGGTCGAGTTCAAGCCCCTGCCGGGGGATGAGCGTAAGATCCATGTGGTACAGATCCAGTCGGCCTCGCAGCGGGCCGGGCTTGAGGCCCTGAGCGCTCAGCTGGGTCTGGGGGCAAAGGCCTGGATCCACGAGGAGCAGCGCAACGGCGCGCCCTGGTTCAGCCTGTTCTATGGCCGCTACGGGACGCTCAACCAGGCTCTGGATGCCATGCAGGCCCTGCCCCGTGCGGTGCAGCAACGCGGCCCCTGGGTACGCAAGCTGGAGCTTGCGCCCTGA
- a CDS encoding SPOR domain-containing protein has translation MHDQLKKRLIGGAVLVALAVIFLPMLLEEESPLDQGFSDPAIPPQGRDAQGFESRTLALPGTQGDAPSGIEPLIEPPPVFIPAPESDGVDAAPSTAPLAEPEPIRPILPRPEPVVPAQGQAAARPSAQPEPETGPEPEPAPQPAAQTQPKPKPKPEPRPTPKPVPKPAPKPAPRPAPKPLAATPDGGWVIQVASVTNEIRAKQLAVKLRARDYPAFVETAEVDGRTWYRVRVGPGQDAGRMNALLSRLQSDALVEGMDPKVISNH, from the coding sequence ATGCATGATCAACTAAAAAAACGACTCATCGGCGGTGCCGTGCTGGTGGCCCTGGCGGTGATCTTCCTGCCCATGCTGTTGGAAGAGGAATCACCCCTGGATCAGGGCTTTTCTGACCCGGCCATCCCCCCCCAGGGTAGGGATGCACAGGGCTTTGAATCCCGCACCCTGGCCCTGCCCGGCACCCAGGGCGATGCCCCAAGCGGGATAGAACCACTGATTGAACCACCCCCGGTATTTATCCCGGCTCCGGAATCGGATGGGGTGGATGCCGCTCCATCCACAGCGCCCCTGGCCGAACCCGAGCCGATCCGTCCGATCCTGCCCAGGCCAGAGCCGGTGGTGCCCGCGCAGGGGCAAGCGGCAGCCCGGCCAAGCGCCCAACCCGAGCCTGAGACAGGGCCAGAACCCGAACCAGCGCCGCAGCCCGCCGCCCAAACCCAGCCCAAGCCGAAACCCAAACCTGAGCCCAGGCCGACCCCCAAACCAGTGCCCAAACCAGCGCCCAAACCAGCGCCCAGGCCGGCCCCCAAACCGCTGGCCGCTACACCGGATGGCGGCTGGGTGATCCAGGTGGCCAGCGTCACTAACGAGATCCGCGCCAAGCAGCTGGCGGTAAAGCTGCGGGCCAGGGATTACCCGGCCTTTGTGGAGACTGCCGAGGTGGATGGCAGGACCTGGTACCGGGTGCGCGTCGGGCCGGGCCAGGATGCCGGGCGCATGAACGCCCTCCTGTCCCGCCTGCAGTCGGACGCCTTGGTCGAGGGGATGGATCCCAAGGTCATCAGTAACCACTAG
- a CDS encoding O-succinylhomoserine sulfhydrylase — protein MFDNDGEWDMATLAVRAGQVRSQESEHGEAIFPTSSYVFASAAEAAARFAGEIPGNIYSRFTNPTVRTFEQRLAAMEGAEACVATASGMAAILALCMGLLRSGDHLVASRSIFGTTVILFNKYLARFGIETSFVDLTDLSQWQAALRPNTRLLFLETPSNPLTEVADIRQLADLAHDQGALLAVDNCLCTPVLQRPLALGADIIIHSATKYLDGQGRCVGGAVLGDAKQVGEEVFGVLRTCGPSMSPFNAWVFLKGLETLQVRMQAHCRNADELARRLQDHPQVERVYHPSLESHPQHGLAQRQQAGSGGVLAFDIKGGREAAWGVIDSTCLLSITANLGDVKSTITHPATTTHGRLSPEERQQIGLGEGLLRLSVGLESIEDIWNDLLRGLNRSA, from the coding sequence ATGTTTGATAACGATGGCGAATGGGATATGGCCACCCTGGCGGTGCGGGCCGGTCAGGTACGCAGCCAGGAGTCCGAGCATGGCGAGGCCATCTTTCCCACCTCCAGTTATGTGTTCGCCAGCGCCGCCGAGGCCGCCGCGCGCTTTGCCGGCGAGATCCCAGGCAACATCTACTCCCGCTTCACCAACCCCACAGTACGCACCTTCGAGCAGCGCCTGGCGGCCATGGAGGGGGCCGAGGCCTGCGTCGCCACGGCATCCGGCATGGCGGCCATCCTCGCCCTGTGCATGGGCCTGCTGCGCTCCGGAGACCACCTGGTCGCCTCGCGCAGCATCTTCGGTACCACGGTGATCCTGTTCAACAAATACCTGGCCCGCTTTGGCATAGAGACCAGCTTTGTCGATCTTACCGACCTGTCCCAGTGGCAGGCGGCCCTGCGCCCCAATACCCGGCTGCTGTTCCTGGAGACCCCCTCCAACCCCCTCACCGAGGTGGCGGATATCCGCCAGCTGGCCGACCTGGCCCACGACCAGGGTGCCCTGCTGGCGGTGGATAATTGCCTCTGCACCCCGGTGTTGCAGCGGCCGCTGGCGCTGGGGGCAGACATCATCATCCACTCGGCTACCAAATACCTGGACGGCCAGGGCCGCTGCGTCGGCGGGGCCGTGCTGGGCGATGCCAAACAGGTGGGTGAAGAGGTGTTCGGCGTACTGCGTACCTGTGGCCCGAGCATGAGTCCGTTCAATGCCTGGGTGTTTCTCAAGGGGCTGGAGACCCTGCAGGTCCGAATGCAGGCCCATTGCCGCAATGCCGACGAGCTGGCGCGGCGGCTGCAGGACCATCCCCAGGTGGAGCGGGTCTATCACCCCAGCCTGGAGTCCCACCCCCAGCATGGGCTGGCGCAGCGGCAGCAGGCGGGCTCCGGCGGCGTGCTTGCGTTTGATATCAAGGGCGGGCGCGAGGCCGCCTGGGGCGTGATCGATAGCACCTGCCTGCTGTCCATCACCGCCAACCTGGGCGATGTGAAGAGCACCATCACCCACCCCGCCACCACCACCCACGGCCGCCTGAGTCCTGAGGAGCGTCAGCAAATCGGCCTGGGCGAAGGCCTGCTACGCCTCTCCGTGGGCCTGGAGTCCATCGAGGATATCTGGAACGATCTGTTGCGCGGGTTGAATCGATCAGCCTAA
- a CDS encoding UPF0175 family protein translates to MAMASKLYEMGKLSSGMAAQMLGMGRVEFLMQLGQYGVALIDLDEDELAGDLSNA, encoded by the coding sequence ATGGCAATGGCGTCCAAGTTGTATGAGATGGGTAAGCTATCTTCCGGCATGGCGGCACAGATGCTGGGCATGGGGCGGGTGGAGTTCCTGATGCAATTGGGTCAATACGGCGTTGCCCTGATTGATCTGGATGAAGATGAACTGGCTGGTGACCTGAGTAATGCCTGA
- a CDS encoding cold shock domain-containing protein, with protein sequence MTSNLQKGKIKQWNDEKGFGFISPEGGEKDVFIHISALKQAGRRPIVGDVIFYQIQTDNDGRIRAVNAGIEGVKNLQYKESDRKIDHRKRIGKSRNSSWISKGLAFSLIVLFVMFLFGNFFTQSRTPNNSTPFTDHKTEEKISENFSCNGKVYCSEMSSCEEAQFYLLNCPGTKMDGDGDGIPCESQWCDR encoded by the coding sequence ATGACAAGCAATCTTCAAAAAGGAAAGATAAAACAATGGAATGATGAAAAAGGATTTGGTTTTATTTCCCCGGAAGGCGGAGAAAAAGATGTATTTATCCATATTTCAGCATTGAAGCAAGCAGGACGACGCCCAATAGTTGGTGATGTTATCTTTTATCAGATTCAAACCGATAATGACGGAAGAATCCGAGCGGTTAATGCTGGGATTGAAGGTGTTAAAAATCTTCAATACAAAGAATCAGATCGAAAGATTGATCACCGAAAAAGAATTGGAAAATCAAGAAATAGTAGTTGGATATCTAAAGGTCTTGCCTTTTCTCTTATTGTGCTATTTGTGATGTTTTTATTCGGCAATTTTTTCACACAAAGCAGAACGCCAAATAATTCAACACCATTCACTGATCATAAAACAGAAGAAAAAATCAGCGAAAACTTTAGTTGTAATGGCAAGGTGTATTGCTCAGAAATGAGCTCATGTGAAGAAGCGCAGTTTTATCTGCTCAACTGTCCCGGCACAAAAATGGATGGCGATGGAGATGGTATTCCTTGTGAGAGTCAATGGTGTGATCGGTAG